One stretch of Dehalococcoidales bacterium DNA includes these proteins:
- a CDS encoding ABC transporter permease, with product MRDYIIRRLLLMIPTMFVVTIVVFLLIRFVPGSIVEMMMFQMGGGGESQSEETISPEAIRQWLGLDKPMHVQYAIWMNGIFTRGDFGTSLWTRKPVLPEILARLPITFELGFFAFVISQLIALPVGIISAIRQDSWLDYLGRSFAIIVMATPGFWLGTMIVIFPSIWWGWSPEVELISFTKDPAGNLVQFLVPAALLGSQMSAATMRMLRTTMLDILRQDYIRTAWAKGLRERVVIMSHVLKNAMIPVITMIAGQLFIMIGGTVIMEQIFNLPGMGRLFLDAIFRRDYSYVSGINFILASIGLVLILVTDLSYAFLDPRIRYR from the coding sequence ATGCGTGACTATATAATCCGGAGACTATTATTAATGATACCCACTATGTTTGTGGTGACCATAGTGGTCTTCCTCCTGATCCGCTTTGTTCCCGGCAGTATAGTTGAGATGATGATGTTCCAGATGGGAGGAGGTGGGGAGAGTCAGTCGGAGGAAACGATAAGCCCGGAGGCTATCAGGCAATGGCTGGGGCTGGACAAGCCGATGCATGTCCAGTATGCAATCTGGATGAACGGTATATTTACCCGCGGCGACTTCGGCACCTCGCTCTGGACTAGGAAACCGGTTTTACCAGAGATTCTAGCCAGACTGCCGATAACCTTTGAGCTTGGTTTCTTTGCTTTCGTTATATCGCAACTGATAGCCCTGCCGGTAGGCATAATTTCCGCCATAAGGCAGGATTCCTGGCTGGACTATTTAGGGCGCAGCTTTGCCATCATCGTCATGGCTACACCCGGTTTCTGGCTGGGGACGATGATTGTCATCTTCCCCTCGATATGGTGGGGATGGTCGCCAGAAGTGGAGCTCATTTCCTTCACTAAGGACCCGGCAGGGAACCTGGTACAGTTTCTCGTTCCCGCCGCGCTTCTGGGCAGCCAGATGTCGGCAGCAACCATGAGAATGCTGCGCACCACCATGCTTGACATATTGAGGCAGGACTACATCCGGACCGCATGGGCAAAGGGACTCAGAGAGAGGGTAGTCATCATGAGTCACGTTCTGAAGAATGCCATGATTCCGGTTATCACAATGATTGCAGGCCAACTCTTCATCATGATTGGCGGCACTGTCATCATGGAGCAGATCTTCAACCTGCCCGGTATGGGTCGCCTCTTCCTGGACGCTATCTTCAGGAGAGACTACTCCTACGTGAGCGGAATTAACTTTATTCTGGCATCCATTGGACTGGTACTCATCCTGGTTACCGACCTGAGCTACGCTTTTCTTGACCCCAGGATTCGTTATCGATAG